In Tubulanus polymorphus chromosome 2, tnTubPoly1.2, whole genome shotgun sequence, a single window of DNA contains:
- the LOC141900761 gene encoding large ribosomal subunit protein uL23-like: MGPKKKTDTKKPEAKKAEAPKAATKAAPKAAAKAAPAGKPKAGAKKPAPAKTTPKGAPTKKQTKPVPAKTTKGKAGVPMKAKDKALKAKKAVTKGVHDKRQKKIRTSVHFRRPKTLKLVRNPKYPRKSTPRRPRLDHFKIIKFPLTTESAMKKIEDNNTLVFIVDKRANKPAIKYAVRKLYNIVVQKVNTLIRPDGEKKAYVRLAPDYDALDTANKIGII, from the exons ATGGGTCCTAAAAAGAAGACAG aTACCAAAAAGCCGGAGGCTAAGAAAGCAGAGGCCCCGAAGGCAGCGACCAAAGCTGCTCCGAAGGCTGCTGCTAAGGCTGCCCCTGCTGGCAAGCCTAAAGCCGGTGCTAAGAAGCCAGCTCCTGCCAAAACGACGCCGAAAGGTGCTCCTACCAAGAAGCAAACTAAGCCAGTGCCTGCTAAGACTACTAAAGGAAAAGCTGGTGTTCCTATGAAAGCTAAGGACAAGGCTTTGAAAGCTAAGAAAGCGGTCACCAAGGGAGTGCATGATAAGAGACAGAAGAAAATCAGAACCTCAGTTCATTTCCGGCGCCCAAAAACCTTGAAATTAGTGCGTAATCCAAAATATCCGAGGAAGAGTACACCAAGGCGACCAAG ATTggatcatttcaaaattattaagtTCCCTCTGACGACTGAATCGGCCATGAAGAAAATTGAAGATAACAACACGCTCGTATTTATCGTCGACAAAAGAGCGAATAAACCAGCCATTAAATACGCTGTACGTAAATTATACAATATCGTAGTACAAAAAGTGAACACTCTCATCAG aCCCGATGGCGAGAAGAAGGCTTATGTACGACTAGCGCCCGATTATGATGCTTTAGATACGGCTAACAAG attggtATCATATAA